The proteins below come from a single Dioscorea cayenensis subsp. rotundata cultivar TDr96_F1 unplaced genomic scaffold, TDr96_F1_v2_PseudoChromosome.rev07_lg8_w22 25.fasta BLBR01000313.1, whole genome shotgun sequence genomic window:
- the LOC120254033 gene encoding probable F-box protein At4g22030, whose amino-acid sequence MATLQVHNLMLSLSAAAAPKQHGWRSKASLQKQLNLNLQNKGLELPKLKNMINMQELRIREPSSNIIINKPQTIFDDKEVDMLLVSKLYAIAEAAGDRAEMHKIIGEQRDNWNTLLLNSINSINLIASIMAGLSTISMGDQSQHFLAFKLSSALLFTAATGMMLIVNKIQPSQLAEEQRNATRLFKQLERSIHTSLDQLKSSTFTPTELDVEEAMEKVLALDKAYPLPLLPGMLEKFPKNIEPTVWWPKLQTRRRSSSSAQDGKMRGLLKVLKEKDEEQYVWHGNLFVKINKCLAISGPLLAGLGAVGAGLIGTPALGQWPVLFGVMGGVLATMINTLEHGFQIGMLIEMFRNCAGFYRKLEEEIIEFNSEESCQEDVEMFEMNMALQLGRRVSELEDFASCASPSVKGAEFEGFAGKLF is encoded by the coding sequence ATGGCAACTCTGCAAGTTCACAATCTCATGTTATCAttatcagcagcagcagcaccaaAGCAGCATGGTTGGAGATCAAAAGCTAGTCTCCAAAAGCAACTCAATCTCAATCTCCAAAACAAAGGTCTTGAGCTCCCAAAGCTTAAGAACATGATCAACATGCAGGAACTTAGAATCAGAGAACCAAGctcaaacatcatcatcaacaaaccACAAACAATTTTTGATGATAAAGAAGTAGACATGTTACTAGTATCTAAGCTCTATGCGATCGCAGAGGCGGCCGGCGACAGAGCGGAGATGCACAAGATCATTGGAGAACAAAGGGATAACTGGAACACACTCTTGCTTAACTCCATTAACTCCATCAACCTCATTGCTTCAATCATGGCTGGTCTTTCTACAATCTCCATGGGTGATCAATCACAGCATTTTCTGGCATTCAAGCTTTCTTCTGCTCTTTTATTCACAGCTGCAACAGGCATGATGCTCATTGTCAATAAGATCCAACCATCACAGCTTGCTGAAGAGCAAAGGAATGCAACCAGACTGTTCAAACAGCTAGAGAGATCAATCCATACATCTCTTGATCAGCTCAAGAGCTCTACTTTTACTCCTACTGAATTGGATGTggaggaagccatggagaaggTGCTGGCCCTTGACAAGGCTTATCCTCTTCCTTTGCTCCCCGGGATGCTCGAGAAGTTCCCAAAGAACATCGAGCCTACCGTATGGTGGCCCAAGCTCCAAACAAGGAggagatcatcatcatcagcacaAGATGGAAAGATGAGAGGGCTGCTCAAAGTTCTGAAAGAGAAGGATGAGGAACAGTATGTTTGGCATGGCAACCTGTTTGTGAAGATCAACAAGTGTTTGGCCATCTCAGGACCTTTGCTGGCAGGGTTAGGTGCAGTAGGTGCTGGTCTGATTGGGACTCCTGCACTTGGGCAATGGCCTGTGTTGTTTGGAGTCATGGGTGGTGTTCTTGCAACCATGATCAACACTTTGGAGCATGGTTTTCAGATTGGCATGTTGATTGAGATGTTTAGGAACTGTGCTGGATTTTATAGGAAGTTGGAAGAAGAGATCATTGAGTTCAATTCAGAGGAGAGCTGTCAAGAGGACGTAGAGATGTTTGAGATGAACATGGCTTTGCAACTTGGAAGAAGAGTTTCAGAGCTTGAGGACTTTGCTTCATGTGCTTCTCCTTCAGTTAAAGGTGCTGAGTTTGAAGGATTTGCTGGGAAGCTCTTCTAA
- the LOC120254037 gene encoding probable F-box protein At4g22030, whose translation MATLQAHNLILSSTTAAPPKQHGWRFKASLHNRSLDAQKLKNMLSMQEFRIRELSSNIIINKPRTISADTEVDMLVVYKLYAIAEVAGDRAEMHKIIGEQRNNWNTLLLNSINSINLIASIMAGLSTITMGDQSPHFLAFKISSALLFTAATSMMLIVNKIQPSQLAEEQRNATRLFKQLERSIHTSLDQLKSSTFTATELDVEEAMEKVLALDKAYPLPLLPGMLEKFPKNIEPTVWWPKIQTRRRSSSAQDGIMWNKEFEEKMRGPLLAGIGAVGAGLIGTPALGQWPVLVGVMGGVLATIINTMEHGFSDWKLEEEIIEFNSEESSQEDMELFELKMALQLGRRVSELKGFVSYASPLANGAEFQGFAGKLF comes from the exons ATGGCAACTCTGCAAGCTCACAATCTCATCTTATCATCAACAACAGCAGCACCACCAAAGCAACATGGTTGGAGATTCAAAGCTAGTCTCCATAACAGAAGTCTTGATGCCCAAAAGCTTAAGAACATGCTCAGCATGCAGGAGTTTAGAATCAGAGAATTAAGctcaaacatcatcatcaacaaaccACGAACAATTTCTGCTGATACAGAAGTAGACATGCTAGTAGTATATAAGCTCTATGCGATCGCAGAGGTGGCCGGAGACAGAGCGGAGATGCACAAGATCATCGGAGAACAAAGGAACAACTGGAACACTCTCTTGCTTAACTCCATCAACTCCATCAACCTCATTGCTTCAATCATGGCTGGTCTTTCTACCATCACCATGGGTGATCAATCACCACATTTTCTAGCATTCAAGATTTCTTCTGCTCTCTTATTCACAGCAGCAACAAGCATGATGCTCATTGTCAACAAGATCCAACCATCACAGCTTGCTGAAGAGCAAAGGAACGCAACCAGATTGTTCAAACAGCTAGAGAGATCGATCCATACATCTCTTGATCAGCTCAAGAGCTCTACTTTTACTGCTACTGAATTGGATGTggaggaagccatggagaaggTGCTGGCTCTAGACAAGGCTTATCCTCTTCCTTTGCTACCCGGGATGCTCGAGAAGTTCCCGAAGAACATCGAGCCTACCGTATGGTGGCCCAAGATCCAAACAAGGAGGAGATCATCATCAGCACAAGATGGAATAATGTGGAACAAGGAATTTGAAGAGAAGATGAGAG GGCCTTTGTTGGCAGGAATAGGTGCAGTAGGTGCTGGTTTGATTGGGACTCCGGCACTTGGGCAATGGCCTGTGTTGGTTGGAGTCATGGGAGGTGTTCTTGCAACCATAATCAACACTATGGAGCATGGTTTTTCAGATTG GAAGTTGGAAGAGGAGATCATTGAGTTCAATTCGGAAGAGAGTTCTCAAGAGGACATGGAGTTGTTTGAGTTGAAGATGGCTTTGCAACTCGGGAGAAGAGTTTCAGAGCTCAAAGGCTTTGTTTCTTATGCATCTCCTTTAGCTAATGGTGCTGAGTTTCAAGGATTTGCAGGGAAGCTCTTCTAA
- the LOC120254035 gene encoding probable F-box protein At4g22030, whose amino-acid sequence MATLQAHNLILSSSSAAAAAPKQHGLRFKARLQNRSFDVQKLNNMLNVQELRIREQNSNIIINKPQTISDDKDVDMLLVSKLYAIAEAAGDRAEMHKIIGDQRDNWNTLLLNSINSINLIASIMAGLSTISMGDQSPHFLAFKLSSALLFTAATGMMLIVNKIQPSQLAEEQRNATRLFKQLERSIHTSLDQLQSTTTSTPTELDVEEAMEKVLALDKAYPLPLLPGMLEKFPKNIEPTVWWPKLQTRRRSSSSAQDGKIWNKEFEGKMRGLLKVLKEKDEEQYVWHGNLFVKINKCLAISGPLLAGLGAVGAGLIGTPALGQWPVLLGVMGGVLATMINTLEHGFQIGMLIEMFRNCAGFYRKLEEEITEFNSEESCQEDIEMFEMNMALQLGRRVSELEDFASCDSPSVKGAEFEGFAGKLF is encoded by the coding sequence ATGGCAACTCTGCAAGCTCACAATCTCATcttgtcatcatcatcagcgGCAGCAGCAGCACCAAAGCAGCATGGTTTGAGATTCAAAGCTCGTCTACAAAACAGAAGCTTTGATGTCCAAAAGCTTAATAACATGCTGAACGTGCAGGAGCTTAGAATCAGAGAACAAAActcaaacatcatcatcaacaagcCACAAACAATTTCTGATGATAAAGATGTAGACATGTTACTAGTATCTAAGCTCTATGCAATCGCTGAGGCGGCCGGAGACAGAGCGGAGATGCACAAGATCATTGGAGATCAAAGGGATAACTGGAACACACTCTTGCTTAACTCCATCAACTCCATCAACCTCATTGCTTCAATCATGGCTGGTCTTTCTACCATTTCCATGGGTGATCAATCACCACATTTTCTGGCATTCAAGCTTTCTTCTGCTCTCTTATTCACAGCAGCAACAGGCATGATGCTCATTGTCAACAAGATCCAACCATCTCAGCTTGCTGAAGAGCAAAGGAATGCAACCAGACTGTTCAAACAGCTAGAGAGGTCAATCCATACATCTCTTGATCAGCTCCAGAGTACTACTACTTCTACTCCTACTGAATTGGATGTggaggaagccatggagaaggTGTTGGCTCTGGATAAGGCTTATCCTCTTCCTTTGCTCCCCGGGATGCTCGAGAAGTTCCCGAAGAACATCGAGCCTACTGTATGGTGGCCCAAGCTCCAAACAAGGAggagatcatcatcatcagcacaAGATGGAAAAATATGGAACAAGGAATTTGAAGGGAAGATGAGAGGGCTGCTCAAAGTACTGAAAGAGAAAGATGAGGAACAGTATGTTTGGCATGGCAACCTGTTTGTGAAGATCAACAAGTGTTTGGCCATCTCAGGACCTTTGTTGGCAGGGTTAGGTGCAGTGGGTGCTGGTTTGATAGGGACCCCAGCACTTGGGCAATGGCCTGTGTTGCTTGGAGTCATGGGTGGTGTTCTTGCAACCATGATCAACACTTTGGAGCATGGTTTTCAGATTGGCATGTTGATTGAGATGTTTAGGAACTGTGCTGGATTTTATAGGAAGTTGGAAGAGGAGATCACTGAGTTCAACTCAGAGGAGAGCTGTCAAGAGGACATAGAGATGTTTGAGATGAACATGGCTTTGCAACTTGGAAGAAGAGTTTCAGAGCTTGAGGACTTTGCTTCTTGTGATTCTCCTTCAGTTAAAGGTGCTGAGTTTGAAGGATTTGCTGGGAAGCTCTTCTAA
- the LOC120254034 gene encoding probable F-box protein At4g22030 codes for MATLQAHNLLLSSSSSSSSVIASKKHGLRFKAGISKPLNIKNKALPSLSKVGIRETMSSSISNNISIINKLETTPAITIDDKEVDMLVVSKLYAIAEVVADRAEMHEIIGEQRNNWNTLLLNSINSINLIASIMAGLSTISMGDQSQHFLAFKLSSALLFTAATGMMLIVNKIQPSQLAEEQRNATRLFKQLERSIHTSLDQLQSSTFTPTEMDVEEAMEKVLALDKAYPLPLLPGMLEKFPKNIEPTVWWPKLQTRRRSSSSAQDGKMRGLLKVLKEKDEEQYVWHGNLFVKINKCLAISGPLLAGIGAVGAGLIGTPALGQWPVLFGVMGGVLATMINTLEHGFQIGMLIEMFRNCAGFYRKLEEEITEFNSEESCQEDIEMFEMNMALQLGRRVSELEDFASCASPSVKGAEFEGFAGKLF; via the coding sequence ATGGCAACGTTGCAAGCTCACAATCTTctcttatcatcatcatcatcatcatcatcagtgaTTGCATCAAAGAAGCATGGTTTGAGGTTCAAAGCTGGCATCTCTAAGCCACTTAATATCAAGAACAAAGCTCTTCCTTCACTTTCAAAGGTTGGAATAAGAGAAACTATGTCAAGTTCAATCTCAAACAACATCTCTATCATCAACAAACTGGAAACCACCCCTGCTATCACAATTGATGATAAAGAAGTAGATATGCTAGTAGTATCTAAGCTCTATGCCATCGCTGAGGTGGTTGCAGACCGAGCGGAGATGCATGAGATCATCGGAGAACAAAGGAATAACTGGAACACACTCTTGCTTAACTCCATCAACTCCATCAACCTCATTGCTTCAATCATGGCTGGTCTTTCTACCATCTCCATGGGTGATCAATCACAGCATTTTCTGGCATTCAAGCTTTCTTCTGCTCTCTTATTCACAGCAGCAACAGGCATGATGCTTATTGTCAACAAGATCCAACCATCACAGCTTGCTGAAGAGCAAAGGAATGCAACCAGACTGTTCAAACAGCTAGAGAGATCAATCCATACATCTCTTGATCAACTCCAGAGCTCTACTTTTACTCCTACTGAAATGGATGTggaggaagccatggagaaggTGCTGGCTCTTGACAAGGCTTATCCTCTTCCTTTGCTCCCCGGGATGCTCGAGAAGTTCCCGAAGAACATCGAGCCTACCGTATGGTGGCCCAAGCTCCAAACGAGGAggagatcatcatcatcagcacaAGATGGAAAGATGAGAGGGCTGCTCAAAGTTCTGAAAGAGAAGGATGAGGAACAGTATGTTTGGCATGGCAACCTGTTTGTGAAGATCAACAAGTGTTTGGCCATCTCAGGGCCTTTGTTGGCAGGAATAGGTGCAGTAGGTGCTGGTTTGATTGGGACTCCTGCACTTGGGCAATGGCCTGTGTTGTTTGGAGTAATGGGTGGTGTTCTAGCAACCATGATCAACACTTTGGAGCATGGTTTTCAGATTGGCATGTTGATTGAGATGTTTAGGAACTGTGCTGGATTTTATAGGAAGTTGGAAGAGGAGATCACTGAGTTCAACTCAGAGGAGAGCTGTCAAGAGGACATAGAGATGTTTGAGATGAACATGGCTTTGCAACTTGGAAGAAGAGTTTCAGAGCTTGAGGACTTTGCTTCTTGTGCTTCTCCTTCAGTTAAAGGTGCTGAGTTTGAAGGATTTGCTGGGAAGCTCTTCTAA